Proteins from one Primulina huaijiensis isolate GDHJ02 chromosome 18, ASM1229523v2, whole genome shotgun sequence genomic window:
- the LOC140964770 gene encoding mitogen-activated protein kinase kinase kinase 18, whose translation MDWTRGPTIGKGSSAAVYLATSAAGELFAVKSADLSSSMLLQKEHSLISQLSSPHVVKCFGSGTTFENHKPVYNIFLEYVSGGTISEQIARQGGSLDEGLIQFYAHQILLGLSYLHLNGIVHRDIKGQNILIGEDGGLKIADFGCAHRVESSNFSKEMFAGTPAYMAPEVARSEEQSFPADIWSFGCTVIEMATGSNPWPEMKDPASALYRIANSGDVPEIPAFFSDNGKDFLSKCLTRDRNERWTAAELLQHDFLGESRGEIREEFTRKSPTSVMDQGFWDSLEESDSSRNATNISSTLESPANRIKDLFADVPFSSNLKFPDWAPAEDDDWVTVRYSAEIEECRESVNQDSEQDSIASESDTSSGVRDEDFQTLIAVEDSLFECFNVVISILDGVDTVPVICSDDTEKDVSAIFERISMESFSHKDQLLPFSSIFIVLLKQKVHQVINFT comes from the coding sequence ATGGACTGGACAAGGGGCCCTACGATCGGTAAAGGGTCCTCTGCGGCGGTGTATCTTGCCACCTCCGCTGCCGGAGAGCTGTTCGCGGTGAAGTCCGCCGATCTATCTTCTTCTATGTTGTTACAGAAAGAGCACTCTTTGATTTCTCAGCTTTCTTCTCCTCATGTAGTCAAATGCTTCGGTTCTGGTACCACTTTCGAGAACCATAAACCCGTTTACAATATTTTCTTGGAGTATGTCTCTGGCGGCACGATCTCGGAGCAGATTGCTAGGCAGGGTGGTTCGTTGGACGAAGGATTGATTCAATTCTACGCGCATCAGATTCTTCTGGGATTGAGTTATCTTCACCTGAATGGAATCGTGCATCGTGACATCAAGGGGCAAAACATATTGATTGGCGAAGATGGCGGGTTGAAGATAGCTGATTTCGGGTGTGCACACCGTGTGGAATCAAGCAACTTTTCGAAAGAAATGTTCGCCGGAACTCCAGCTTACATGGCCCCGGAAGTTGCTCGCAGTGAAGAGCAAAGCTTTCCTGCTGATATATGGTCTTTTGGTTGTACAGTGATTGAGATGGCCACAGGGTCTAATCCTTGGCCGGAGATGAAGGATCCTGCATCGGCCCTCTACAGAATCGCAAATTCAGGCGATGTCCCGGAAATTCCTGCCTTTTTTTCAGACAACGGAAAGGATTTCTTGAGCAAGTGCTTGACAAGGGATCGGAATGAGCGGTGGACGGCGGCTGAGCTTTTGCAGCACGATTTTCTTGGTGAAAGTCGTGGAGAAATCAGGGAGGAGTTCACCAGGAAATCTCCGACCAGTGTCATGGATCAGGGCTTCTGGGATTCGTTGGAAGAATCTGATTCTTCAAGAAATGCAACGAACATTTCTTCTACTTTGGAATCTCCCGCGAACAGGATCAAGGATCTGTTTGCAGATGTGCCTTTTTcatcaaatcttaaatttcCAGATTGGGCGCCGGCCGAGGATGACGATTGGGTGACGGTGAGATATTCTGCAGAGATCGAAGAATGTCGGGAATCAGTGAACCAAGATTCCGAACAAGACTCCATTGCTTCGGAATCTGACACGTCTTCGGGTGTTCGCGATGAAGATTTTCAGACCTTAATTGCCGTTGAGGATTCATTGTTTGAATGTTTTAACGTTGTAATTAGCATTCTTGATGGTGTCGATACAGTTCCAGTCATTTGCAGTGATGATACTGAGAAAGATGTTTCAGccatttttgagagaatttcaatGGAATCCTTTTCTCATAAAGATCAACTTTTACCTTTTTCTTCCATCTTTATCGttttattaaaacaaaaagTTCATCAAGTTATAAACTTTACGTGA